From a single Brassica napus cultivar Da-Ae chromosome C9, Da-Ae, whole genome shotgun sequence genomic region:
- the LOC106426202 gene encoding zinc finger protein VAR3, chloroplastic encodes MNNSTRILSLFSPPPPILRGLFISRLTNLRCLHRLASAPSSVDSSHRRCPLSFPPLISTIPIARFHTHRVRVSASDSVPSYHHQLPEWAELIKSLSKAGYFTDSAPSSGFENEFFPGLPEEFLLRPVIACLALARDRPELLEMVSRRDVQVVVENVKPFLFRTGPDSLKRMSLYLTSGRQGIGKVVDMDKASTLDLMRLILSYVVDFASSEGIKHHDREIMESSVRNLLSEIAKMSFRTPESNGAMQNKFSERNGGSFQKNVEMKRGDWICSRCSGMNFARNVKCFQCDEARPKRQLTGSEWECPQCDFYNYGRNIACLRCDCKRPRDFSLNSANSGSAHSKDPELERRLVENEEKAQRWFSKLAQGGGSDANSVDTDEDFPEIMPLRKGVNRYVVNTRKTPLERRLANTETDGTKTNRSLNEILGSSSSSASSKRFESSQVVNSDFVPFVPLPSDMFAKKHDKEDKQIGLTAKNKMNGVSEDNGDVYKEDKSSASVFGEERDEKESDWLKKMTELHKVSDLESAIPEEISPEKMPLSRKKDRSVTSPSNKRRISIETKDSDFVPFVPFPPDYFAKHKQPEETTTTTDTISAPVAKNPSQVVVQKEPSSSIPEPMAEKIRNGNSLEGSLVKEPDLLDMSEEAKAERWFKRVAEIKNISELSQIPDEDFPSIMPMRKGVNRFVVSKRKTPLERRLASQRQQRDPPPITDSDPASNRDT; translated from the exons ATGAACAACTCCACCAGAATCCTCTCCCTCTTTTCTCCTCCTCCCCCTATCTTACGTGGCCTCTTCATCAGCCGCTTAACCAATCTCCGCTGTCTCCACCGTCTCGCCTCTGCTCCTTCCTCCGTTGACTCGTCCCATCGACGTTGTCCGTTGTCTTTTCCGCCGCTTATCTCTACGATACCTATCGCTCGGTTCCATACTCACCGAGTTCGCGTCTCCGCCTCCGATTCTGTTCCTTCTTATCACCACCAGCTGCCTGAATGGGCGGAGCTGATCAAGTCTCTCTCCAAAGCTGGCTACTTTACAGATTCCGCGCCAAGTTCCGGTTTTGAAAACGAGTTCTTTCCCGGTTTACCGGAAGAGTTTCTCCTTCGTCCAGTGATTGCTTGCTTGGCTCTAGCTCGTGATCGACCCGAGTTGCTTGA AATGGTTTCGAGGAGAGATGTTCAAGTGGTGGTGGAGAATGTGAAGCCGTTCTTGTTTAGGACAGGTCCTGATTCTCTCAAAAGGATGAGCCTTTACCTTACAAGTGGTCGTCAGGGCATTggtaag GTAGTGGATATGGATAAGGCGAGTACATTGGATTTGATGAGGCTTATTTTGAGCTATGTTGTGGATTTTGCTTCTTCTGAGGGAATCAAACACCATGACCGAGAGATCATGGAGTCGTCGGTTCGAAACCTTTTGAGCGAGATAGCAAAGATGAGCTTTCGTACTCCTGAGTCGAACGGCGCAATGCAAAATAAGTTCTCGGAGAGAAATGGAGGTTCATTTCAGAAGAACGTTGAGATGAAACGAGGTGACTGGATTTGCTCGAG GTGCAGTGGCATGAACTTTGCGAGAAATGTCAAATGCTTCCAGTGTGATGAAGCAAGACCAAAGAGACAGCTAACTGGTAGCGAATGGGAGTGTCCTCA ATGCGATTTTTACAATTATGGGAGGAACATAGCGTGCTTAAGATGCGACTGCAAGAGACCCAGGGACTTCTCACTCAATTCAGCTAACTCTGGCTCTGCTCACTCGAAGGATCCTGAACTTGAGAGAAGACTGGTGGAAAATGAAGAGAAAGCACAGAGGTGGTTTAGTAAACTAGCGCAGGGTGGTGGTTCTGATGCAAACAGTGTTGATACAGATGAAGATTTCCCAGAGATTATGCCTTTGAGGAAAGGAGTGAATAGATATGTTGTTAACACGAGAAAGACACCTCTTGAGAGAAGGTTGGCTAATACTGAGACAGATGGAACTAAAACGAATAGGAGCCTGAATGAGATTCTCGGTTCTTCATCCTCTTCGGCTTCTTCCAAGAGGTTCGAATCCTCTCAGGTAGTTAACTCTGATTTTGTCCCGTTCGTGCCACTACCCTCCGATATGTTTGCCAAGAAGCATGATAAGGAGGACAAACAGATAGGTCTGACCGCCAAAAACAAAATGAACGGTGTCTCAGAGGACAATGGAGACGTCTACAAAGAGGACAAGTCAAGTGCAAGTGTTTTTGGCGAAGAAAGAGATGAGAAAGAATCAGATTGGTTAAAGAAGATGACAGAACTGCACAAGGTTTCTGATCTGGAAAGCGCAATACCAGAAGAGATATCTCCTGAGAAAATGCCACTGAGCAGGAAGAAAGACCGTTCAGTGACTTCTCCATCAAACAAGAGACGAATCTCCATTGAAACAAAAGATTCAGACTTTGTCCCTTTTGTACCTTTCCCACCTGACTATTTCGCCAAACACAAACAGCCAgaggaaacaacaacaacaacagataCTATTTCAGCTCCTGTTGCTAAAAACCCTTCTCAGGTAGTAGTACAAAAAGAACCTTCAAGTAGCATTCCAGAACCAATGGCAGAGAagataagaaatggaaatagcTTGGAGGGTTCGTTAGTGAAGGAGCCTGACTTGTTGGACATGTCGGAGGAAGCTAAAGCAGAGAGATGGTTTAAACGAGTGGCTGAGATTAAGAACATATCAGAGCTAAGTCAGATCCCTGACGAAGATTTCCCGTCGATAATGCCAATGAGGAAAGGAGTGAATAGGTTTGTCGTCAGCAAAAGAAAAACTCCACTAGAACGGCGTTTAGCTTCTCAACGCCAGCAGAGAGATCCTCCTCCGATCACCGATTCCGATCCAGCTAGTAACAGAGATACATGA
- the LOC106426171 gene encoding alpha-glucan water dikinase 2-like isoform X1, with amino-acid sequence MSKLESGVYQNRGWSLGPMLMTPFQQVTNTTEMGDMARLKEIQEAVLQMSAPKALRNELIHKLRSERMSYHGDESSWNRSWVAIKKLWASKWNVRAYVSRKLELTHDAICMSVLVQESCGDYAFVIHTNNPVTGDPSEIHTRDCEGFGRDLGWRISRTSNELYHQENKPQLANREKQKTDSVCMLTPVSI; translated from the exons ATGTCAAAGCTCGAATCTGGGGTTTATCAGAACAGAGGGTGGTCGCTTGGACCGATGCTCATGACTCCATTTCAGCAAGTTACCAACACAACGGAAAT GGGAGACATGGCAAGACTTAAGGAGATTCAAGAAGCTGTCTTACAAATGAGCGCACCAAAGGCTCTG AGAAATGAACTGATTCACAAACTGAGAAGTGAAAGAATGTCGTATCATGGAGATGAATCAAGCTGGAACCGATCATGGGTGGCAATTAAGAAG CTCTGGGCTTCAAAGTGGAACGTGAGAGCTTACGTCAGTAGAAAACTAGAGTTGACCCATGATGCCATCTGCATGTCGGTGCTGGTTCAAGAATCATGTGGTGATTATGCTTTCGTCATTCACACAAACAATCCTGTCACTGGTGATCCTTCAGAAATACACACAAGAG ATTGTGAAGGGTTTGGGAGAGACCTTGGTTGGAGGATATCCAGGACAAGCAATGAGCTTTATCACCAAGAAAACAAACCTCAACTCGCCAACCGTGAGAAACAAAAAACAGATAGTGTTTGCATGTTAACTCCAGTAAGTATTTGA
- the LOC106426171 gene encoding alpha-glucan water dikinase 2-like isoform X2: MARLKEIQEAVLQMSAPKALRNELIHKLRSERMSYHGDESSWNRSWVAIKKLWASKWNVRAYVSRKLELTHDAICMSVLVQESCGDYAFVIHTNNPVTGDPSEIHTRDCEGFGRDLGWRISRTSNELYHQENKPQLANREKQKTDSVCMLTPVSI; encoded by the exons ATGGCAAGACTTAAGGAGATTCAAGAAGCTGTCTTACAAATGAGCGCACCAAAGGCTCTG AGAAATGAACTGATTCACAAACTGAGAAGTGAAAGAATGTCGTATCATGGAGATGAATCAAGCTGGAACCGATCATGGGTGGCAATTAAGAAG CTCTGGGCTTCAAAGTGGAACGTGAGAGCTTACGTCAGTAGAAAACTAGAGTTGACCCATGATGCCATCTGCATGTCGGTGCTGGTTCAAGAATCATGTGGTGATTATGCTTTCGTCATTCACACAAACAATCCTGTCACTGGTGATCCTTCAGAAATACACACAAGAG ATTGTGAAGGGTTTGGGAGAGACCTTGGTTGGAGGATATCCAGGACAAGCAATGAGCTTTATCACCAAGAAAACAAACCTCAACTCGCCAACCGTGAGAAACAAAAAACAGATAGTGTTTGCATGTTAACTCCAGTAAGTATTTGA
- the LOC125592758 gene encoding homeobox-leucine zipper protein HAT7-like, whose translation MRRKKTYVQLNPLYLCDIYVYICICMRRKKSNIINSQGLRLKLAFPQHGLMFQQLHEDNAHHLPSHTSPPSCPPHLFYGKRRRKLHDQQINDVHGSIRPPPSNSKKPDHDEDNLSDDGSHMMLGGTKKRLNLEQVKALEKIFELGNKLEPERKMQLGKALGLQPRQIANWFQNRKARLKTKQLERDSEETVRCFEIG comes from the exons ATGAGGAGGAAAAAGACTTATGTTCAGCTCAATCCTCTGTACTTGTGTGACATATacgtttatatatgtatatgtatgagGAGGAAAAAGAGCAATATTATTAATAGTCAAGGACTGAGATTGAAGTTGGCCTTTCCACAGCATGGACTCATGTTTCAGCAACTTCATGAAGACAATGCTCATCACTTACCTTCTCATACCTCTCCCCCTTCTTGCCCTCCTCATCTCTTCTATggaaa gaggaggaggaaactACATGATCAACAGATCAATGACGTTCACGGGAGTATCAGACCACCACCATCTAACTCAAAGAAGCCCGACCACGACGAAGACAATCTATCAGATGATGGGTCCCATATGATGTTAGGAGGGACGAAGAAGAGGCTGAATTTAGAGCAAGTTAAGGCATTAGAGAAGATCTTCGAGCTAGGGAACAAGTTGGAGCCTGAGAGGAAGATGCAGCTAGGTAAGGCCTTAGGGTTGCAGCCTAGGCAGATTGCGAATTGGTTTCAGAACAGGAAAGCTAGGTTGAAGACAAAGCAGCTTGAAAGAGACTCTGAAGAAACAGTTCGATGTTTTGAAATCGGATAA
- the LOC125575517 gene encoding uncharacterized protein LOC125575517, whose product MIFIIPKKLKAGNGVDLETANGRHNFKNKKFSDPATVTKWKDERMKHRFKYSMVILEMSWTWHGQTQICFFQLLKTRQFGYGELVVMSVFISSILTTTVTF is encoded by the exons ATGATCTTTATAATCCCCAAAAAGCTTAAAGCGGGCAATGGAGTTGACCTTGAAACAGCAAATGGGCgacataatttcaaaaataag AAATTTTCAGATCCGGCTACCGTCACTAAATGGAAAGATGAAAGAATG AAACACCGTTTCAAGTACTCCATGGTCATACTGGAGATGTCTTGGACTTGGCATGGTCAGACTCAAAT TTGCTTCTTTCAGCTTCTAAAGACAAGACAGTTCGGCTATGGAGAGTTGGTTGTGATGAGTGTCTTCATATCTTCTATCTTAACAACTACAGTAACTTTTTGA
- the LOC106426195 gene encoding probable lysophospholipase BODYGUARD 4 codes for MSFLAISTKKWARQSGTAIHAALSLLVFFFLDLTDAILCVVYVLLDEILEGKSQSCYCNASPHTTGENEVSETLFKRRNVFREMGFLGFARRFKLSGRMVKSEKAHRWSDCGCQSCNSWTKNEDGNLHVVVKDSTPQEDSVQEPSENVIFIHGFMGSSYFWTETVFEHVKEDRYRLFAVDLLGFGESPKPRDSLYTLRDHVERIEKSVIEPYQLGSFHVVAHSMGCLIALALAAKHSTIVKSVTLVAPPYFPSSLEESVLTRIAGKRLWPPLAFGTAVMSWYEHVGRCVCFIVCKHHKIWESLIKLCTGKREIPWKIKDITRHTHHSAWHCMHNVICGGSKFADKHLETLVNSGVKIHLMQGDRDEMVPLHCSGDMKRSFPAVEVEIVVGADHESVIGGRREEFVEKLESIWGSCR; via the exons ATGTCTTTCCTCGCAATCTCCACGAAGAAATGGGCGAGACAATCCGGGACAGCCATTCACGCCGCCCTATCTTTactcgtcttcttcttcctcgaccTCACCGACGCGATACTCTGCGTCGTTTACGTGCTCCTAGACGAGATTCTGGAGGGAAAATCCCAAAGCTGTTACTGCAACGCGTCTCCTCATACCACCGGTGAAAATGAGGTTTCAGAGACTTTATTCAAGAGGAGAAACGTTTTCCGGGAAATGGGTTTTCTCGGGTTCGCGAGAAGGTTCAAGCTTTCCGGGAGAATGGTGAAGTCTGAGAAGGCTCATAGATGGTCAGATTGTGGATGCCAATCTTGCAACTCGTGGACGAAGAACGAAGATGGGAATCTTCACGTCGTAGTCAAAGATTCAACTCCTCAAG AGGACTCTGTTCAAGAACCGTCTGAGAATGTAATATTCATACACGGTTTCATGGGTTCATCTTATTTCTGGACAGAGACTGTGTTCGAACACGTTAAAGAAGATCGTTACAGGCTCTTTGCGGTCGATCTTTTGGGATTTGGGGAGAGTCCTAAGCCGAGAGACAGTCTCTATACGTTGAGGGATCATGTAGAAAGGATAGAAAAATCTGTCATCGAGCCTTACCAGTTAGGTTCATTTCATGTGGTTGCACATTCAATGGGGTGCTTGATTGCTCTTGCTTTGGCTGCTAAACACTCAACCATCGTAAAATCAGTTACTCTTGTCGCGCCG CCTTATTTTCCTTCATCACTTGAAGAATCGGTCTTGACCCGAATCGCTGGAAAGCGACTCTGGCCACCACTAGCGTTTGGTACTGCGGTCATGTCGTGGTACGAACATGTTGGTCGATGCGTTTGTTTCATAGTCTGCAAGCATCATAAGATATGGGAATCGCTCATCAAGCTATGTACTGGTAAAAG GGAGATTCCTTGGAAGATAAAGGACATAACAAGACACACACATCACTCTGCATGGCATTGTATGCACAATGTGATTTGCGGTGGGTCCAAATTCGCGGATAAACATCTTGAAACCCTTGTAAACTCCGGTGTTAAGATTCACTTGATGCAAGGCGACCGTGATGAAATGGTTCCATTGCATTGCTCTGGTGATATGAAGAGGAGTTTTCCGGCGGTGGAAGTTGAGATTGTTGTTGGTGCTGATCACGAGAGTGTTATAGgcggaagaagagaagagtttGTTGAGAAACTGGAGAGCATTTGGGGTTCATGTAGATAA
- the LOC106426196 gene encoding NADH--cytochrome b5 reductase 1 has protein sequence MDTEFLQNLDRQILLGVFVAFVAVGAGAGAAYYLSSSKKRRGCLDPENFKEFKLVKKQQLSHNVAKFVFELPTSSSVLGLPIGQHISCRGKDAQGEDVIKPYTPTTLDSDLGRFELVIKMYPQGRMSHHFREMRVGDHLAVKGPKGRFKYQPGQFRAFGMLAGGSGITPMFQVARAILENPTDKTKVHLIYANVTSEDILLKEELESLTANYPDQFKIYYVLNQPPETWDGGVGFVSKEMIQSHCPAPASDIQILRCGPPPMNKAMAANLEALGYSPEMQFQF, from the exons ATGGATACAGAGTTCCTCCAAAACCTCGATCGCCAGATTCTCTTGGGCGTCTTCGTCGCTTTCGTCGCAGTTGGTGCTGGTGCTGGTGCTGCTTACTATCTCTCTTCCTCCAAAAAACGCAGAG GGTGTTTGGATCCGGAGAACTTCAAGGAGTTCAAGCTTGTTAAGAAGCAGCAACTTAGTCACAATGTGGCTAAATTCGTATTTGAGCTTCCTACTTCTTCCTCCGTCTTGGGTCTTCCCATTGGTCAACACATCAGCTGCAG GGGAAAGGATGCTCAAGGAGAGGATGTTATTAAGCCCTACACTCCCACAACCTTAGATTCTGACCTTGGACGTTTTGAACTTGTTATTAAG ATGTATCCGCAAGGAAGGATGTCTCATCATTTCAGGGAGATGCGTGTTGGAGACCATCTTGCTGTTAAGGGACCAAAG GGCAGATTCAAGTATCAGCCAGGCCAGTTTAGAGCATTTGGAATGCTTGCTGGAGGTTCAGGCATCACTCCCATGTTCCAA GTGGCAAGAGCGATTCTAGAAAACCCAACAGACAAGACAAAGGTGCACCTCATTTACGCCAATGTTACATCCGAAGACATTCTCTTAAAG GAAGAATTGGAGAGTCTTACAGCCAATTACCCAGATCAATTCAAAATCTACTATGTTCTGAACCAG CCTCCGGAGACATGGGATGGTGGTGTTGGATTTGTATCGAAAGAAATGATTCAGTCCCATTGCCCTGCACCAGCATCTGATattcag ATCCTAAGATGTGGACCACCGCCTATGAACAAGGCCATGGCTGCAAACCTTGAAGCTCTTGGTTACTCTCCAGAGATGCAATTCCAGTTCTGA
- the LOC106426198 gene encoding AAA-ATPase At5g17760-like, whose translation MFFSTDLPSPTSFFTAYASMAGYMMMIRSMAHELIPAPIQDFIYSSLRSLFHRSSSTTLTLTIDDDNMGMSNEIYRAAQTYLSTKISPDAIRLRISKGHKDKHVNLYLSDGEIVNDVYQDVELKWIFVTDGGGDKKSGGGGGGGRGGRGGGGGRRSSVDDDGKSEYFELSFDKKHKDLILNSYIPYVETKAKEIRDERRILMLHSLNSLRWEPVILEHPSTFETMAMEDELKRDVIADLDRFIRRKDFYKRVGKAWKRGYLLYGPPGTGKSSLVAAMANYLKFDVYDLQLASVMRDSDLRRLLLATRNRSILVIEDIDCAVDLPNRVEQQQPGEGKNRGESQGPLTLSGLLNFIDGLWSSCGDERIIIFTTNHKDRLDPALLRPGRMDMHIYMGHCTFQGFKRLASNYLCLNDTTMPHRLYPEIERLMEGGVITPAQVAEELMKSEDADMALEGLVSVLERMRFKADESSQVIMKEEGRLEMDEMALKRDAEGSPRKNRKRIKKLVLFWT comes from the exons ATGTTTTTCTCAACAGATCTTCCCTCACCTACATCGTTCTTCACAGCGTACGCATCAATGGCTGGTTACATGATGATGATTCGATCAATGGCTCATGAGCTCATCCCAGCACCAATCCAAGACTTCATCTACTCTTCTCTCCGGTCTCTGTTCCACCGCTCTTCCTCCACGACTCTGACTCTAACCATCGACGACGACAACATGGGGATGAGCAACGAGATCTACCGAGCCGCTCAGACCTATCTCTCCACCAAGATCAGTCCAGACGCCATCAGGCTCAGAATCAGCAAAGGCCACAAAGACAAACACGTCAACTTGTACCTCAGCGACGGAGAAATCGTCAACGACGTGTACCAAGACGTCGAGCTGAAGTGGATATTCGTCACAGACGGCGGAGGAGACAAGAAAAGCGGCGGCGGCGGAGGTGgcggaagaggaggaagaggcgGCGGCGGAGGGAGGAGAAGCTCTGTCGACGACGACGGTAAAAGCGAGTACTTCGAGCTGAGTTTCGACAAGAAGCATAAAGACTTGATCCTAAACTCTTACATCCCTTACGTCGAGACCAAAGCTAAAGAGATCAGAGACGAGAGGAGGATCCTGATGCTGCATTCTCTCAACTCTCTCCGGTGGGAACCGGTCATCCTCGAGCATCCTTCCACCTTCGAGACCATGGCCATGGAAGACGAGCTCAAGCGTGACGTCATCGCCGATCTTGACCGGTTCATAAGGAggaaagatttttacaagaggGTGGGGAAAGCTTGGAAGAGGGGTTACTTGCTGTACGGGCCGCCGGGAACCGGGAAGTCTAGTTTGGTTGCAGCCATGGCGAACTACCTCAAGTTTGATGTCTATGATCTTCAGCTGGCGAGTGTGATGCGTGACTCTGACCTGAGGAGGCTCTTGCTAGCGACACGTAACCGCTCGATTCTTGTCATTGAAGATATCGACTGTGCGGTGGATTTGCCCAATAGAGTGGAGCAACAACAGCCTGGTGAAGGCAAGAACCGTGGCGAGTCTCAG GGTCCTTTGACGTTATCAGGGCTGCTGAATTTCATAGACGGGTTATGGTCAAGCTGTGGAGACGAGCGGATAATAATATTCACGACGAACCATAAAGATAGGCTTGACCCGGCATTACTACGCCCGGGTCGTATGGATATGCACATTTACATGGGACATTGCACTTTCCAAGGATTCAAGAGACTAGCCTCTAACTATTTGTGCTTGAACGACACAACGATGCCACACCGTCTTTACCCGGAGATAGAGCGACTGATGGAAGGGGGTGTGATTACGCCGGCACAAGTGGCAGAGGAGCTGATGAAAAGTGAGGATGCTGACATGGCGCTTGAGGGTTTGGTGAGTGTTTTAGAGAGGATGAGGTTTAAAGCTGATGAATCGAGTCAGGTGATTATGAAGGAGGAGGGTAGATTGGAGATGGATGAGATGGCATTAAAGCGTGATGCTGAGGGTTCTCCGAGGAAGAATCGTAAAAGGATTAAGAAACTTGTTCTGTTTTGGACCTAA